The following are encoded together in the Dama dama isolate Ldn47 chromosome 27, ASM3311817v1, whole genome shotgun sequence genome:
- the MBD1 gene encoding methyl-CpG-binding domain protein 1 isoform X37 codes for MAEDWLDCPALGPGWKRREVFRKSGATCGRSDTYYQSPAGDRIRSKVELTRYLGPACDLTLFDFKQGVLCHPSPKAHSLAITSRKRKKPSKPAKARKCQVGPQKSEVRKETPRDDTKADTDTVPASLPAPGCCENCGISFSGDGTRRQRLKTLCKDCRAQRIAFNREQRMFKRVGCGECTACQVKEDCGACSTCLLQLPRDVASGLFCKCERRRCLRIVERSRGCGVCRGCQTREDCGRCRVCLRPPRPGLRRQWKCVQRRCLRGKHGRRRGGCDSKVVPRRRPPRAQSPPPPPPPQPPESPELQPYTNRRQNRKCGACAACLRRMDCGHCDFCCDKPKFGGSNQKRQKCRWRQCLQFAMKRLLPSVWAESEDGALPPPAHPRRKRPCSTRRPHLGQTLKPPLATPTAQPDRAQTPVKEEAGSGFVLPPPGTDLVFLREGASSPVPVPGPASAATEARLQEAQCPGLSWVVALPQVKQEKADAQEDWTPGSAILTSPVLLPGCPSKAVDPGLPSVKQEPPDPEEDKEDNKDDSTSDLAPEEEAGGAGTPVITEIFSLGGSRLRDTAVWLPRAGNREGKMDVKCGRRRTYWRPRA; via the exons ATGGCTGAGGACTGGCTGGACTGCCCAGCCCTGGGCCCCGGCTGGAAGCGCCGTGAGGTTTTTCGCAAGTCAGGTGCCACCTGCGGACGCTCAGACACCTACTACCAGAG CCCCGCAGGAGACAGGATCCGAAGCAAAGTTGAGCTGACCCGATACCTGGGCCCTGCATGTGATCTCACCCTCTTTGACTTCAAACAAGGCGTCCTCTGCCATCCATCCCCCAAG GCCCATTCCTTGGCCATCACCAGCAGGAAGCGGAAGAAGCCTTCGAAGCCAGCCAAGGCTCGGAAGTGTCAGGTTGGACCTCAGAAGAGTGAAGTCAGGAAGGAGACACCAAGGGATGACACCAAGGCTGACACTGACACAGTCCCAGCTTCACTTCCTGCACCTGG GTGCTGTGAGAACTGTGGAATCAGCTTTTCAGGAGATGGTACCCGAAGGCAGCGGCTCAAGACTTTATGCAAGGACTGCCGAG CACAGAGGATTGCTTTCAATCGGGAGCAGAGGATGTTTAAG CGTGTGGGCTGTGGGGAGTGCACGGCCTGCCAGGTGAAGGAAGACTGCGGGGCCTGCTCCACCTGCCTCCTGCAGCTGCCCCGCGATGTGGCCTCGGGACTGTTCTGCAAGTGTGAGCGAAGACGGTGCCTCCGAATTGTGGAAAGG AGCCGAGGGTGTGGCGTGTGCCGGGGCTGTCAGACCCGAGAGGACTGTGGCCGCTGTCGAGTCTGCCTTCGCCCTCCCCGCCCTGGGCTCCGGCGCCAGTGGAAGTGCGTCCAGCGGCGCTGCCTCCGG GGTAAACATGGCCGCCGCAGGGGAGGCTGCGACTCCAAGGTGGTGCCCCGGCGGCGTCCACCCCGAGCCCAGTCACcgcctccacctcctccaccgCAGCCTCCAGAGTCTCCAGAGCTG CAGCCTTACACAAACCGTCGGCAGAACCGCAAGTGTGGGGCCTGTGCAGCCTGCCTGCGGCGGATGGACTGTGGCCACTGCGACTTCTGCTGTGACAAGCCCAAATTCGGGGGCAGCAACCAGAAGCGCCAGAAGTGCCGCTGGCGCCAGTGCCTGCAGTTTGCTATG AAGCGGCTCCTGCCAAGTGTCTGGGCAGAGTCCGAAGATGGGGCATTGCCGCCGCCAGCTCACCCTCGTCGAAAGAGGCCTTGCTCTACTCGAAGGCCCCATCTGGGTCAGACCCTGAAGCCTCCCTTGGCCACACCCACAGCTCAACCAGACCGAGCCCAGACTCCAGTGAAGGAGGAAGCGGGCAGCGGCTTTGTGCTGCCCCCACCTGGCACTGACCTTGTGTTCTTACGGGAGGGTGCGAGCAGCCCCGTGCCAGTGCCTGGCCCAGCCTCGGCTGCCACAGAAGCTCGGCTGCAG GAGGCCCAGTGCCCTGGCCTGAGTTGGGTTGTGGCCTTACCCCAGGTGAAGCAAGAGAAGGCGGATGCCCAGGAAGACTGGACACCGGGCTCAGCCATCCTGACTTCTCCTGTATTGCTGCCCGGCTGCCCCAGCAAG GCAGTAGACCCAGGCCTGCCATCAGTGAAGCAAGAGCCACCTGACCCTGAGGAGGACAAGGAGGACAACAAGGATGACTCCACCTCTGACTTGGCcccagaggaggaggcaggaggggctggCACACCCGTG ATCACGGAGATTTTCAGCCTGGGTGGATCCCGCCTCCGGGACACAGCAGTCTGGTTGCCAAG GGCAGGCAATCGGGAAGGGAAGATGGATGTAAAATGTGGGAGACGGAGGACATACTGGCGCCCACGAGCATGA
- the MBD1 gene encoding methyl-CpG-binding domain protein 1 isoform X44, whose translation MAEDWLDCPALGPGWKRREVFRKSGATCGRSDTYYQSPAGDRIRSKVELTRYLGPACDLTLFDFKQGVLCHPSPKAHSLAITSRKRKKPSKPAKARKCQVGPQKSEVRKETPRDDTKADTDTVPASLPAPGCCENCGISFSGDGTRRQRLKTLCKDCRAQRIAFNREQRMFKRVGCGECTACQVKEDCGACSTCLLQLPRDVASGLFCKCERRRCLRIVERSRGCGVCRGCQTREDCGRCRVCLRPPRPGLRRQWKCVQRRCLRGKHGRRRGGCDSKVVPRRRPPRAQSPPPPPPPQPPESPELHPRALAPSPPAEFIYYCVDEDELQPYTNRRQNRKCGACAACLRRMDCGHCDFCCDKPKFGGSNQKRQKCRWRQCLQFAMKRLLPSVWAESEDGALPPPAHPRRKRPCSTRRPHLGQTLKPPLATPTAQPDRAQTPVKEEAGSGFVLPPPGTDLVFLREGASSPVPVPGPASAATEARLQAVDPGLPSVKQEPPDPEEDKEDNKDDSTSDLAPEEEAGGAGTPVITEIFSLGGSRLRDTAVWLPRAGNREGKMDVKCGRRRTYWRPRA comes from the exons ATGGCTGAGGACTGGCTGGACTGCCCAGCCCTGGGCCCCGGCTGGAAGCGCCGTGAGGTTTTTCGCAAGTCAGGTGCCACCTGCGGACGCTCAGACACCTACTACCAGAG CCCCGCAGGAGACAGGATCCGAAGCAAAGTTGAGCTGACCCGATACCTGGGCCCTGCATGTGATCTCACCCTCTTTGACTTCAAACAAGGCGTCCTCTGCCATCCATCCCCCAAG GCCCATTCCTTGGCCATCACCAGCAGGAAGCGGAAGAAGCCTTCGAAGCCAGCCAAGGCTCGGAAGTGTCAGGTTGGACCTCAGAAGAGTGAAGTCAGGAAGGAGACACCAAGGGATGACACCAAGGCTGACACTGACACAGTCCCAGCTTCACTTCCTGCACCTGG GTGCTGTGAGAACTGTGGAATCAGCTTTTCAGGAGATGGTACCCGAAGGCAGCGGCTCAAGACTTTATGCAAGGACTGCCGAG CACAGAGGATTGCTTTCAATCGGGAGCAGAGGATGTTTAAG CGTGTGGGCTGTGGGGAGTGCACGGCCTGCCAGGTGAAGGAAGACTGCGGGGCCTGCTCCACCTGCCTCCTGCAGCTGCCCCGCGATGTGGCCTCGGGACTGTTCTGCAAGTGTGAGCGAAGACGGTGCCTCCGAATTGTGGAAAGG AGCCGAGGGTGTGGCGTGTGCCGGGGCTGTCAGACCCGAGAGGACTGTGGCCGCTGTCGAGTCTGCCTTCGCCCTCCCCGCCCTGGGCTCCGGCGCCAGTGGAAGTGCGTCCAGCGGCGCTGCCTCCGG GGTAAACATGGCCGCCGCAGGGGAGGCTGCGACTCCAAGGTGGTGCCCCGGCGGCGTCCACCCCGAGCCCAGTCACcgcctccacctcctccaccgCAGCCTCCAGAGTCTCCAGAGCTG CACCCCAGAGCCCTGGCCCCCTCGCCACCTGCTGAATTCATCTATTACTGTGTAGACGAGGACGAGCTA CAGCCTTACACAAACCGTCGGCAGAACCGCAAGTGTGGGGCCTGTGCAGCCTGCCTGCGGCGGATGGACTGTGGCCACTGCGACTTCTGCTGTGACAAGCCCAAATTCGGGGGCAGCAACCAGAAGCGCCAGAAGTGCCGCTGGCGCCAGTGCCTGCAGTTTGCTATG AAGCGGCTCCTGCCAAGTGTCTGGGCAGAGTCCGAAGATGGGGCATTGCCGCCGCCAGCTCACCCTCGTCGAAAGAGGCCTTGCTCTACTCGAAGGCCCCATCTGGGTCAGACCCTGAAGCCTCCCTTGGCCACACCCACAGCTCAACCAGACCGAGCCCAGACTCCAGTGAAGGAGGAAGCGGGCAGCGGCTTTGTGCTGCCCCCACCTGGCACTGACCTTGTGTTCTTACGGGAGGGTGCGAGCAGCCCCGTGCCAGTGCCTGGCCCAGCCTCGGCTGCCACAGAAGCTCGGCTGCAG GCAGTAGACCCAGGCCTGCCATCAGTGAAGCAAGAGCCACCTGACCCTGAGGAGGACAAGGAGGACAACAAGGATGACTCCACCTCTGACTTGGCcccagaggaggaggcaggaggggctggCACACCCGTG ATCACGGAGATTTTCAGCCTGGGTGGATCCCGCCTCCGGGACACAGCAGTCTGGTTGCCAAG GGCAGGCAATCGGGAAGGGAAGATGGATGTAAAATGTGGGAGACGGAGGACATACTGGCGCCCACGAGCATGA
- the MBD1 gene encoding methyl-CpG-binding domain protein 1 isoform X28 yields the protein MAEDWLDCPALGPGWKRREVFRKSGATCGRSDTYYQSPAGDRIRSKVELTRYLGPACDLTLFDFKQGVLCHPSPKAHSLAITSRKRKKPSKPAKARKCQVGPQKSEVRKETPRDDTKADTDTVPASLPAPGCCENCGISFSGDGTRRQRLKTLCKDCRAQRIAFNREQRMFKRVGCGECTACQVKEDCGACSTCLLQLPRDVASGLFCKCERRRCLRIVERSRGCGVCRGCQTREDCGRCRVCLRPPRPGLRRQWKCVQRRCLRGKHGRRRGGCDSKVVPRRRPPRAQSPPPPPPPQPPESPELHPRALAPSPPAEFIYYCVDEDELPYTNRRQNRKCGACAACLRRMDCGHCDFCCDKPKFGGSNQKRQKCRWRQCLQFAMKRLLPSVWAESEDGALPPPAHPRRKRPCSTRRPHLGQTLKPPLATPTAQPDRAQTPVKEEAGSGFVLPPPGTDLVFLREGASSPVPVPGPASAATEARLQEAQCPGLSWVVALPQVKQEKADAQEDWTPGSAILTSPVLLPGCPSKAVDPGLPSVKQEPPDPEEDKEDNKDDSTSDLAPEEEAGGAGTPVITEIFSLGGSRLRDTAVWLPRAGNREGKMDVKCGRRRTYWRPRA from the exons ATGGCTGAGGACTGGCTGGACTGCCCAGCCCTGGGCCCCGGCTGGAAGCGCCGTGAGGTTTTTCGCAAGTCAGGTGCCACCTGCGGACGCTCAGACACCTACTACCAGAG CCCCGCAGGAGACAGGATCCGAAGCAAAGTTGAGCTGACCCGATACCTGGGCCCTGCATGTGATCTCACCCTCTTTGACTTCAAACAAGGCGTCCTCTGCCATCCATCCCCCAAG GCCCATTCCTTGGCCATCACCAGCAGGAAGCGGAAGAAGCCTTCGAAGCCAGCCAAGGCTCGGAAGTGTCAGGTTGGACCTCAGAAGAGTGAAGTCAGGAAGGAGACACCAAGGGATGACACCAAGGCTGACACTGACACAGTCCCAGCTTCACTTCCTGCACCTGG GTGCTGTGAGAACTGTGGAATCAGCTTTTCAGGAGATGGTACCCGAAGGCAGCGGCTCAAGACTTTATGCAAGGACTGCCGAG CACAGAGGATTGCTTTCAATCGGGAGCAGAGGATGTTTAAG CGTGTGGGCTGTGGGGAGTGCACGGCCTGCCAGGTGAAGGAAGACTGCGGGGCCTGCTCCACCTGCCTCCTGCAGCTGCCCCGCGATGTGGCCTCGGGACTGTTCTGCAAGTGTGAGCGAAGACGGTGCCTCCGAATTGTGGAAAGG AGCCGAGGGTGTGGCGTGTGCCGGGGCTGTCAGACCCGAGAGGACTGTGGCCGCTGTCGAGTCTGCCTTCGCCCTCCCCGCCCTGGGCTCCGGCGCCAGTGGAAGTGCGTCCAGCGGCGCTGCCTCCGG GGTAAACATGGCCGCCGCAGGGGAGGCTGCGACTCCAAGGTGGTGCCCCGGCGGCGTCCACCCCGAGCCCAGTCACcgcctccacctcctccaccgCAGCCTCCAGAGTCTCCAGAGCTG CACCCCAGAGCCCTGGCCCCCTCGCCACCTGCTGAATTCATCTATTACTGTGTAGACGAGGACGAGCTA CCTTACACAAACCGTCGGCAGAACCGCAAGTGTGGGGCCTGTGCAGCCTGCCTGCGGCGGATGGACTGTGGCCACTGCGACTTCTGCTGTGACAAGCCCAAATTCGGGGGCAGCAACCAGAAGCGCCAGAAGTGCCGCTGGCGCCAGTGCCTGCAGTTTGCTATG AAGCGGCTCCTGCCAAGTGTCTGGGCAGAGTCCGAAGATGGGGCATTGCCGCCGCCAGCTCACCCTCGTCGAAAGAGGCCTTGCTCTACTCGAAGGCCCCATCTGGGTCAGACCCTGAAGCCTCCCTTGGCCACACCCACAGCTCAACCAGACCGAGCCCAGACTCCAGTGAAGGAGGAAGCGGGCAGCGGCTTTGTGCTGCCCCCACCTGGCACTGACCTTGTGTTCTTACGGGAGGGTGCGAGCAGCCCCGTGCCAGTGCCTGGCCCAGCCTCGGCTGCCACAGAAGCTCGGCTGCAG GAGGCCCAGTGCCCTGGCCTGAGTTGGGTTGTGGCCTTACCCCAGGTGAAGCAAGAGAAGGCGGATGCCCAGGAAGACTGGACACCGGGCTCAGCCATCCTGACTTCTCCTGTATTGCTGCCCGGCTGCCCCAGCAAG GCAGTAGACCCAGGCCTGCCATCAGTGAAGCAAGAGCCACCTGACCCTGAGGAGGACAAGGAGGACAACAAGGATGACTCCACCTCTGACTTGGCcccagaggaggaggcaggaggggctggCACACCCGTG ATCACGGAGATTTTCAGCCTGGGTGGATCCCGCCTCCGGGACACAGCAGTCTGGTTGCCAAG GGCAGGCAATCGGGAAGGGAAGATGGATGTAAAATGTGGGAGACGGAGGACATACTGGCGCCCACGAGCATGA
- the MBD1 gene encoding methyl-CpG-binding domain protein 1 isoform X36, with the protein MAEDWLDCPALGPGWKRREVFRKSGATCGRSDTYYQSPAGDRIRSKVELTRYLGPACDLTLFDFKQGVLCHPSPKAHSLAITSRKRKKPSKPAKARKCQVGPQKSEVRKETPRDDTKADTDTVPASLPAPGCCENCGISFSGDGTRRQRLKTLCKDCRAQRIAFNREQRMFKRVGCGECTACQVKEDCGACSTCLLQLPRDVASGLFCKCERRRCLRIVERSRGCGVCRGCQTREDCGRCRVCLRPPRPGLRRQWKCVQRRCLRHLAHRLRRHHQRCQRRPPLAVAPPAGKHGRRRGGCDSKVVPRRRPPRAQSPPPPPPPQPPESPELHPRALAPSPPAEFIYYCVDEDELQPYTNRRQNRKCGACAACLRRMDCGHCDFCCDKPKFGGSNQKRQKCRWRQCLQFAMKRLLPSVWAESEDGALPPPAHPRRKRPCSTRRPHLGQTLKPPLATPTAQPDRAQTPVKEEAGSGFVLPPPGTDLVFLREGASSPVPVPGPASAATEARLQAVDPGLPSVKQEPPDPEEDKEDNKDDSTSDLAPEEEAGGAGTPVITEIFSLGGSRLRDTAVWLPRAGNREGKMDVKCGRRRTYWRPRA; encoded by the exons ATGGCTGAGGACTGGCTGGACTGCCCAGCCCTGGGCCCCGGCTGGAAGCGCCGTGAGGTTTTTCGCAAGTCAGGTGCCACCTGCGGACGCTCAGACACCTACTACCAGAG CCCCGCAGGAGACAGGATCCGAAGCAAAGTTGAGCTGACCCGATACCTGGGCCCTGCATGTGATCTCACCCTCTTTGACTTCAAACAAGGCGTCCTCTGCCATCCATCCCCCAAG GCCCATTCCTTGGCCATCACCAGCAGGAAGCGGAAGAAGCCTTCGAAGCCAGCCAAGGCTCGGAAGTGTCAGGTTGGACCTCAGAAGAGTGAAGTCAGGAAGGAGACACCAAGGGATGACACCAAGGCTGACACTGACACAGTCCCAGCTTCACTTCCTGCACCTGG GTGCTGTGAGAACTGTGGAATCAGCTTTTCAGGAGATGGTACCCGAAGGCAGCGGCTCAAGACTTTATGCAAGGACTGCCGAG CACAGAGGATTGCTTTCAATCGGGAGCAGAGGATGTTTAAG CGTGTGGGCTGTGGGGAGTGCACGGCCTGCCAGGTGAAGGAAGACTGCGGGGCCTGCTCCACCTGCCTCCTGCAGCTGCCCCGCGATGTGGCCTCGGGACTGTTCTGCAAGTGTGAGCGAAGACGGTGCCTCCGAATTGTGGAAAGG AGCCGAGGGTGTGGCGTGTGCCGGGGCTGTCAGACCCGAGAGGACTGTGGCCGCTGTCGAGTCTGCCTTCGCCCTCCCCGCCCTGGGCTCCGGCGCCAGTGGAAGTGCGTCCAGCGGCGCTGCCTCCGG CACCTTGCCCACCGCCTCCGTCGCCACCATCAGCGATGTCAACGACGCCCTCCCCTCGCTGTGGCTCCCCCTGCT GGTAAACATGGCCGCCGCAGGGGAGGCTGCGACTCCAAGGTGGTGCCCCGGCGGCGTCCACCCCGAGCCCAGTCACcgcctccacctcctccaccgCAGCCTCCAGAGTCTCCAGAGCTG CACCCCAGAGCCCTGGCCCCCTCGCCACCTGCTGAATTCATCTATTACTGTGTAGACGAGGACGAGCTA CAGCCTTACACAAACCGTCGGCAGAACCGCAAGTGTGGGGCCTGTGCAGCCTGCCTGCGGCGGATGGACTGTGGCCACTGCGACTTCTGCTGTGACAAGCCCAAATTCGGGGGCAGCAACCAGAAGCGCCAGAAGTGCCGCTGGCGCCAGTGCCTGCAGTTTGCTATG AAGCGGCTCCTGCCAAGTGTCTGGGCAGAGTCCGAAGATGGGGCATTGCCGCCGCCAGCTCACCCTCGTCGAAAGAGGCCTTGCTCTACTCGAAGGCCCCATCTGGGTCAGACCCTGAAGCCTCCCTTGGCCACACCCACAGCTCAACCAGACCGAGCCCAGACTCCAGTGAAGGAGGAAGCGGGCAGCGGCTTTGTGCTGCCCCCACCTGGCACTGACCTTGTGTTCTTACGGGAGGGTGCGAGCAGCCCCGTGCCAGTGCCTGGCCCAGCCTCGGCTGCCACAGAAGCTCGGCTGCAG GCAGTAGACCCAGGCCTGCCATCAGTGAAGCAAGAGCCACCTGACCCTGAGGAGGACAAGGAGGACAACAAGGATGACTCCACCTCTGACTTGGCcccagaggaggaggcaggaggggctggCACACCCGTG ATCACGGAGATTTTCAGCCTGGGTGGATCCCGCCTCCGGGACACAGCAGTCTGGTTGCCAAG GGCAGGCAATCGGGAAGGGAAGATGGATGTAAAATGTGGGAGACGGAGGACATACTGGCGCCCACGAGCATGA
- the MBD1 gene encoding methyl-CpG-binding domain protein 1 isoform X19 encodes MAEDWLDCPALGPGWKRREVFRKSGATCGRSDTYYQSPAGDRIRSKVELTRYLGPACDLTLFDFKQGVLCHPSPKAHSLAITSRKRKKPSKPAKARKCQVGPQKSEVRKETPRDDTKADTDTVPASLPAPGCCENCGISFSGDGTRRQRLKTLCKDCRAQRIAFNREQRMFKRVGCGECTACQVKEDCGACSTCLLQLPRDVASGLFCKCERRRCLRIVERSRGCGVCRGCQTREDCGRCRVCLRPPRPGLRRQWKCVQRRCLRGKHGRRRGGCDSKVVPRRRPPRAQSPPPPPPPQPPESPELHPRALAPSPPAEFIYYCVDEDELPYTNRRQNRKCGACAACLRRMDCGHCDFCCDKPKFGGSNQKRQKCRWRQCLQFAMKRLLPSVWAESEDGALPPPAHPRRKRPCSTRRPHLGQTLKPPLATPTAQPDRAQTPVKEEAGSGFVLPPPGTDLVFLREGASSPVPVPGPASAATEARLQEAQCPGLSWVVALPQVKQEKADAQEDWTPGSAILTSPVLLPGCPSKAVDPGLPSVKQEPPDPEEDKEDNKDDSTSDLAPEEEAGGAGTPVITEIFSLGGSRLRDTAVWLPSLQGRQSGREDGCKMWETEDILAPTSMSWKPQGWPGSHVSLSPPPTSMTWVSCRRNWCPSSQS; translated from the exons ATGGCTGAGGACTGGCTGGACTGCCCAGCCCTGGGCCCCGGCTGGAAGCGCCGTGAGGTTTTTCGCAAGTCAGGTGCCACCTGCGGACGCTCAGACACCTACTACCAGAG CCCCGCAGGAGACAGGATCCGAAGCAAAGTTGAGCTGACCCGATACCTGGGCCCTGCATGTGATCTCACCCTCTTTGACTTCAAACAAGGCGTCCTCTGCCATCCATCCCCCAAG GCCCATTCCTTGGCCATCACCAGCAGGAAGCGGAAGAAGCCTTCGAAGCCAGCCAAGGCTCGGAAGTGTCAGGTTGGACCTCAGAAGAGTGAAGTCAGGAAGGAGACACCAAGGGATGACACCAAGGCTGACACTGACACAGTCCCAGCTTCACTTCCTGCACCTGG GTGCTGTGAGAACTGTGGAATCAGCTTTTCAGGAGATGGTACCCGAAGGCAGCGGCTCAAGACTTTATGCAAGGACTGCCGAG CACAGAGGATTGCTTTCAATCGGGAGCAGAGGATGTTTAAG CGTGTGGGCTGTGGGGAGTGCACGGCCTGCCAGGTGAAGGAAGACTGCGGGGCCTGCTCCACCTGCCTCCTGCAGCTGCCCCGCGATGTGGCCTCGGGACTGTTCTGCAAGTGTGAGCGAAGACGGTGCCTCCGAATTGTGGAAAGG AGCCGAGGGTGTGGCGTGTGCCGGGGCTGTCAGACCCGAGAGGACTGTGGCCGCTGTCGAGTCTGCCTTCGCCCTCCCCGCCCTGGGCTCCGGCGCCAGTGGAAGTGCGTCCAGCGGCGCTGCCTCCGG GGTAAACATGGCCGCCGCAGGGGAGGCTGCGACTCCAAGGTGGTGCCCCGGCGGCGTCCACCCCGAGCCCAGTCACcgcctccacctcctccaccgCAGCCTCCAGAGTCTCCAGAGCTG CACCCCAGAGCCCTGGCCCCCTCGCCACCTGCTGAATTCATCTATTACTGTGTAGACGAGGACGAGCTA CCTTACACAAACCGTCGGCAGAACCGCAAGTGTGGGGCCTGTGCAGCCTGCCTGCGGCGGATGGACTGTGGCCACTGCGACTTCTGCTGTGACAAGCCCAAATTCGGGGGCAGCAACCAGAAGCGCCAGAAGTGCCGCTGGCGCCAGTGCCTGCAGTTTGCTATG AAGCGGCTCCTGCCAAGTGTCTGGGCAGAGTCCGAAGATGGGGCATTGCCGCCGCCAGCTCACCCTCGTCGAAAGAGGCCTTGCTCTACTCGAAGGCCCCATCTGGGTCAGACCCTGAAGCCTCCCTTGGCCACACCCACAGCTCAACCAGACCGAGCCCAGACTCCAGTGAAGGAGGAAGCGGGCAGCGGCTTTGTGCTGCCCCCACCTGGCACTGACCTTGTGTTCTTACGGGAGGGTGCGAGCAGCCCCGTGCCAGTGCCTGGCCCAGCCTCGGCTGCCACAGAAGCTCGGCTGCAG GAGGCCCAGTGCCCTGGCCTGAGTTGGGTTGTGGCCTTACCCCAGGTGAAGCAAGAGAAGGCGGATGCCCAGGAAGACTGGACACCGGGCTCAGCCATCCTGACTTCTCCTGTATTGCTGCCCGGCTGCCCCAGCAAG GCAGTAGACCCAGGCCTGCCATCAGTGAAGCAAGAGCCACCTGACCCTGAGGAGGACAAGGAGGACAACAAGGATGACTCCACCTCTGACTTGGCcccagaggaggaggcaggaggggctggCACACCCGTG ATCACGGAGATTTTCAGCCTGGGTGGATCCCGCCTCCGGGACACAGCAGTCTGGTTGCCAAG TCTGCAGGGCAGGCAATCGGGAAGGGAAGATGGATGTAAAATGTGGGAGACGGAGGACATACTGGCGCCCACGAGCATGAGCTGGAAACCGCAAGGATGGCCTGGAAGCCATGTCAGCCTCTCACCACCTCCAACTTCGATGACGTGGGTGTCCTGCAGAAGAAACTGGTGCCCTTCATCACAGAGTTAA